In the genome of Raphanus sativus cultivar WK10039 chromosome 4, ASM80110v3, whole genome shotgun sequence, one region contains:
- the LOC108852787 gene encoding polyadenylate-binding protein-interacting protein 13, giving the protein MIMVVSENADVVKMDSSGQSQDNNNVLEADTKPPCFDDQKIPEPDSSVETSNPTKDQNSDGTLESEISRLDNKFSKLNPMAKEYVPYSLAQPHFGFVGNMVWLDNNIAMMQAIPAVENGHFDPRRRNFDQGKRWTNRKTSLAQNTDEIRRTVYVSDIDQQATEEQLASLFLFCGQVVDCRICGDSKSILRFAFIEFTDEEGARSALSISGTLFGSHPIKVLPSKTAIAPVDPSFLPRSEEERKKCVKTVYCTNIDKEVTQRELRHFFRTACGEIQHLRLLGDYHHQTRIAFIEFTLAESAISALNCSGVVLGGLRVRVSPSKTPVRPHPNDLTRV; this is encoded by the exons ATGATCATGGTTGTCTCGGAAAATGCTGATGTGGTGAAAATGGACTCTTCTGGTCAGAGTCAAGACAATAACAATGTCTTAGAAGCTGATACGAAGCCGCCATGTTTTGATGATCAGAAGATCCCTGAACCCGATTCCTCTGTTGAGACATCAAACCCAACAAAGGACCAGAACAGTGACGGGACTCTCGAGAGTGAGATAAGTCGTTTGGATAATAAGTTTTCTAAGTTGAATCCGATGGCTAAGGAATATGTTCCATATTCACTTGCTCAACCCCACTTTGGGTTTGTGGGTAATATGGTATGGCTTGACAACAATATCGCAATGATGCAAGCTATTCCTGCTGTGGAGAATGGCCATTTTGATCCAAGG AGAAGGAACTTTGACCAAGGGAAACGATGGACGAACAGAAAAACAAGCTTGGCTCAAAATACAGATGAAATCAGGAGAACTGTATATGTCTCAGACATTGATCAACAG GCTACCGAGGAGCAACTtgcctctctctttcttttttgtggCCAG GTTGTTGATTGTCGTATTTGCGGCGACAGTAAATCTATTCTTCGTTTTGCGTTCATTGAGTTCACTGATGAAG AGGGAGCTAGGTCTGCTTTAAGTATTTCGGGTACTCTGTTTGGGTCTCATCCTATTAAGGTTCTTCCCTCCAAAACAGCTATTGCCCCTGTTGACCCGAGTTTCCTCCCAAGG tcTGAGGAAGAGCGCAAGAAATGTGTGAAGACTGTCTACTGTACTAATATTGACAAGGAG GTCACACAAAGGGAGCTGAGACATTTCTTTAGAACAGCCTGTGGGGAG atTCAACATTTAAGACTTCTTGGAGACTATCATCACCAGACCCGCATTGCTTTTATTGAATTTACCCTG GCGGAAAGTGCAATCTCTGCTCTTAATTGCAGCGGTGTTGTCTTGGGTGGGCTCCGTGTAAG GGTAAGCCCGTCTAAGACGCCAGTAAGGCCTCACCCCAATGATTTAACTAGAGTTTAA
- the LOC108855171 gene encoding two-component response regulator-like APRR5, giving the protein MGEVSDEVVEVTVVEKAPEAAGGGKLTRRKMRRKDAAEVGDGLVTWERFLPKISLRVLLVEADDSTRQIISALLRKCSYRVAAVPDGLKAWEMLRGKPESVDLILTEVDLPSISGYALLTLIMEHDLCKNIPVIMMSTQDSVNTVYKCMLKGAADYLVKPLRRNELRNLWQHVWRRQSSLAPGSNFPVDEGVGQQKPEGASANNSTSNHVNGFQREERPVIGNGGGDDQSSCSRPEMQGESADVEDIPRVSSKEAIDFMGASFRRNGQSNREESVAKNDYSRIELDLSLRRPDACENQPSLHPSSASAFTRYVHRPLQTQCSVSPLVTDQRKNVDNNIVLINQYNVSEPPQSAQRRNEASFYNSSDSPGPPFSNQMNSWPGQGSYPTPVPIIQFPGPNTAHASAMAPTSVSPSPSSVSPHEYSSMFHPFNGKPEGLQERDGSMDIEERRHVSSATEHSGTGNQCSYIEYHHQQQPLLEKRNEEGYSSSVGKLQQSLQREAALNKFRMKRKERCFEKKVRYESRKKLAEQRPRIKGQFVRQVQSTETSTQEEVPQ; this is encoded by the exons ATGGGAGAAGTGAGCGACGAAGTTGTCGAGGTGACGGTGGTGGAGAAAGCACCCGAGGCAGCAGGCGGAGGAAAGCTAACGCGGCGGAAGATGCGGAGGAAGGACGCCGCGGAGGTCGGCGATGGTCTGGTGACGTGGGAGAGGTTTCTCCCGAAGATATCGCTCAGAGTTTTGCTAGTGGAAGCAGACGATTCCACAAGGCAGATTATCTCCGCTCTCCTCAGGAAATGCAGTTACAGAG TTGCTGCTGTACCTGATGGGTTGAAAGCTTGGGAGATGCTTAGAGGGAAGCCTGAGAGCGTCGATTTGATATTGACAGAGGTTGATCTGCCTTCGATTTCTGGATACGCTCTTCTCACACTTATCATGGAGCATGATCTCTGCAAGAACATTCCTGTCATAA TGATGTCGACGCAGGACTCGGTTAATACTGTGTATAAGTGCATGTTGAAAGGTGCGGCTGATTATCTTGTCAAGCCGTTGAGGAGGAATGAGCTGAGAAATCTCTGGCAACATGTCTGGAGAAGACAAAGC TCACTTGCTCCTGGTAGTAACTTTCCAGTAGATGAGGGTGTTGGACAGCAGAAACCTGAGGGTGCGTCTGCGAACAACTCAACAAGTAACCACGTGAATGGATTCCAGAGAGAGGAACGTCCTGTGATTGGGAACGGTGGTGGTGATGATCAG AGCTCATGTTCAAGACCAGAGATGCAAGGTGAGAGCGCAGACGTGGAGGATATCCCAAGAGTCTCGTCCAAAGAGGCCATTGACTTCATGGGAGCCTCGTTTAGAAGAAACGGACAAAGCAACAGAGAAGAAAGTGTTGCTAAGAATGATTATTCTCGGATAGAGCTTGATCTCTCCTTGAGAAGACCTGATGCTTGTGAGAACCAACCCTCTCTTCATCCTTCTAGTGCCTCTGCTTTCACACG GTACGTTCACAGGCCGTTGCAGACGCAATGTTCGGTCTCTCCCTTGGTTACCGATCAAAGAAAGAACGTTGATAACAACATTGTGCTGATCAACCAATACAATGTATCTGAACCACCTCAAAGTGCTCAGAGAAGAAACGAGGCTAGCTTTTACAATAGCTCTGACTCACCTGGCCCACCTTTTAGCAACCAGATGAACTCTTGGCCAGGACAGGGTTCTTACCCAACGCCAGTTCCCATTATACAGTTCCCCGGACCTAATACAGCTCACGCATCTGCCATGGCTCCTACTTCAGTGTCTCCAAGCCCTAGTTCCGTTAGCCCGCATGAGTACAGTTCCATGTTTCACCCGTTCAACGGTAAACCCGAGGGCTTGCAAGAGCGGGATGGTTCCATGGATATAGAGGAGAGAAGACACGTCTCCTCTGCAACAGAACATAGTGGAACAGGCAATCAATGTAGTTACATTGAATATCATCATCAACAGCAGCCGCTTCTAGAGAAGAGGAACGAAGAAGGATACTCGTCCTCTGTTGGGAAACTTCAGCAGTCTCTTCAACGGGAAGCTGCTTTGAACAAATTCAGGATGAAGCGCAAGGAGAGGTGCTTTGAGAAAAAG GTCCGTTATGAGAGCCGGAAGAAATTAGCAGAACAACGGCCTCGAATCAAAGGGCAATTCGTTCGTCAAGTCCAGTCAACTGAGACCTCAACACAAGAAGAAGTTCCACAATGA
- the LOC108855172 gene encoding uncharacterized protein LOC108855172, producing MFIGPSPTHTPLVNRRNNHRPRTATVSSALPDIFLAAVSLLFLCSSPKPLLSQPPNRFSPPPTPRRRSSVMSRRSPPSPPPTQQRFANPQSLSDWLEPRLPSDSFAAWGVKPGTKNVHNLWLELSDGETSISDSTPPVRAVNVVTVRVIGKDGSILVEGRQELSDGSVRERFRPLSEKMKPGETPDEAVYRAVREELGSIFDNGEEDDVVRRVEIVPGSYSRRVEEKNSMSYPGLPARYVLHLVDATVKGLPDEDFCTEENESGGESAEETRAVTVKRHHWKWVNPGSIRA from the coding sequence ATGTTCATTGGCCCATCACCTACGCACACACCTCTCGTAAATCGCCGTAACAACCACCGTCCTCGCACCGCAACCGTCTCCTCCGCCCTACCTGATATATTTCTCGCGGCTgtctctctcctcttcctctgctCTTCTCCAAAACCTCTCCTCTCCCAACCTCCCAACAGATTCTCTCCCCCTCCAACTCCTCGCCGCCGATCCTCCGTCATGTCCCGTCGTTCTCCTCCCTCTCCTCCTCCTACGCAGCAGCGCTTCGCCAATCCTCAATCGCTATCCGACTGGCTCGAACCGCGTCTGCCTTCCGACTCGTTCGCCGCCTGGGGAGTCAAGCCGGGGACCAAAAACGTCCACAACCTCTGGCTCGAGCTCTCAGACGGCGAGACCTCGATATCCGACTCCACGCCTCCGGTGCGCGCCGTGAACGTCGTAACCGTCCGCGTGATCGGGAAAGACGGGAGTATCCTCGTGGAAGGTCGCCAGGAGCTATCGGACGGGAGCGTCCGCGAGAGGTTTCGTCCGTTGTCGGAGAAGATGAAGCCCGGCGAAACGCCCGACGAGGCCGTCTATCGCGCGGTTAGAGAAGAGCTCGGGTCTATCTTCGATAATGGCGAAGAGGACGATGTCGTACGGAGGGTCGAGATTGTTCCGGGGAGTTACAGTAGGAGAGTGGAGGAAAAGAACTCGATGTCTTATCCTGGGCTACCCGCGCGCTATGTTCTGCACTTGGTGGATGCGACGGTTAAGGGATTACCGGATGAAGACTTCTGCACGGAGGAGAATGAGTCTGGTGGAGAGTCAGCGGAGGAAACACGAGCCGTTACCGTGAAGCGGCATCACTGGAAATGGGTTAATCCCGGTTCGATTCGAGCTTAG
- the LOC108855237 gene encoding protein TRANSPARENT TESTA GLABRA 1, whose product MDNSAPDSLPRSETAVTYESPYPLYAMSFSSSSSTTHRIAVGSFLEDYNNRIDILSFDPDSMSVKPLPSLSFDHPYPPTKLMFSPPSLRRDLLASSGDFLRLWEITDSPSSEPLSVLNNSKTSEFCAPLTSFDWNDVEPKRLGTCSIDTTCTIWDVERSVVETQLIAHDKEVHDIAWGEARVFASVSADGSVRIFDLRDKEHSTIIYESPQPDTPLLRLAWNKQDLRYMATILMDSNKVVILDIRSPTMPVAELERHQGSVNAIGWAPQSCKHICSGGDDAQALIWELPTVAGPNGIDPMSVYSAGSEINQLQWSSSLPDWIGIAFANKMQLLRV is encoded by the coding sequence atGGACAACTCAGCTCCGGACTCTCTACCTAGATCCGAAACCGCCGTCACCTACGAATCTCCTTACCCCCTCTACGCCAtgtccttctcctcctcctcctccaccacccaCCGAATCGCCGTCGGAAGCTTCCTCGAAGACTACAACAACCGCATCGACATCCTCTCCTTCGATCCCGACTCCATGTCCGTCAAACCCCTCCCTTCCCTCTCCTTCGACCACCCCTACCCTCCCACCAAGCTCATGTTCAGCCCTCCCTCCCTCCGCCGCGACCTCCTCGCCTCCTCCGGCGACTTCCTCCGCCTCTGGGAGATCACCGACTCCCCCTCCTCGGAGCCCCTCTCGGTCCTCAACAACAGCAAGACGTCCGAGTTCTGCGCCCCGCTGACCTCCTTCGACTGGAACGACGTCGAGCCCAAACGCCTCGGCACGTGCAGCATCGACACCACGTGCACCATCTGGGACGTGGAGCGCTCCGTCGTTGAGACGCAGCTCATCGCGCACGACAAGGAGGTCCACGACATCGCCTGGGGGGAGGCCAGGGTCTTCGCCTCCGTCTCCGCCGACGGATCCGTGCGAATCTTCGACCTCCGCGACAAGGAGCACTCCACCATCATCTACGAGAGCCCCCAGCCCGACACGCCGCTCCTGAGGCTCGCGTGGAACAAGCAGGATCTCAGGTACATGGCGACGATCCTGATGGATTCGAACAAGGTTGTGATTCTCGACATTCGATCGCCCACGATGCCTGTCGCTGAGCTGGAGCGGCACCAGGGGAGTGTTAACGCGATCGGGTGGGCCCCGCAGAGCTGTAAGCATATATGTTCTGGGGGTGATGACGCGCAGGCGCTTATTTGGGAGTTGCCGACGGTTGCTGGACCGAATGGGATTGATCCGATGTCGGTTTACTCGGCCGGTTCGGAAATTAACCAGTTGCAGTGGTCTTCTTCGTTGCCTGATTGGATTGGGATTGCTTTTGCTAATAAAATGCAGCTCCTTAGAGTTTGA
- the LOC108849610 gene encoding CDPK-related kinase 4 isoform X2, translating to MGHCYSRNISAVEEDEIPVEAPNQPTENHHRHASNPQSPLAAGAPEVNSYSVSPFQSPLPAGVAPSPARTPGRKFKWPFPPPSPAKPIMAALRRRRGGTPRPRDEPIPEDSEDVVAGGGGESSGGGGERLDKNFGFGKNFEGKYELGKEVGRGHFGHTCCAKAKKGKMKGQTVAVKIIAKAKMTSALSIEDVRREVKLLKALSGHRHMVKFYDVYEDDDNVFVVMELCEGGELLDRILARGGRYPEVDAKRILVQILSATAFFHLQGVVHRDLKPENFLFTSRNEDAILKVIDFGLSDFIRYDQRLNDVVGSAYYVAPEVLHRSYSTEADMWSIGVISYILLCGSRPFYGRTESAIFRCVLRANPNFEDMPWPSISPTGKGFVKRLLNKDHRKRMTAAQALAHPWLRDENPGLLLDFSIYKLVKSYIRASPFRRSALKALSKAIPDEELVFLKAQFMLLDPKDGGLSLNSFTTALTRYATDAMMESRLPDILNTGSAFTNWRLLRNGSRLQLQHLSTSSRKGIESYPSKNLPGR from the exons ATGGGTCACTGTTACAGCCGGAACATCTCCGCCGTCGAGGAAGACGAGATCCCCGTCGAGGCTCCGAATCAGCCGACGGAAAATCATCACCGCCACGCTTCCAACCCTCAGTCACCTCTCGCCGCCGGAGCTCCGGAAGTCAACTCCTACTCCGTCAGCCCGTTTCAGAGCCCGTTGCCGGCGGGAGTAGCTCCGTCGCCGGCGAGAACTCCGGGAAGGAAGTTCAAATGGCCGTTTCCGCCGCCTTCGCCGGCCAAACCGATCATGGCGGCTCTGAGACGGCGGAGAGGCGGCACGCCTCGGCCGCGGGACGAGCCGATCCCGGAGGACAGCGAGGACGTCGtcgccggaggaggaggagagagcaGCGGCGGCGGGGGAGAGAGGCTGGACAAGAACTTCGGGTTCGGGAAGAACTTCGAAGGGAAGTACGAGCTGGGGAAGGAGGTGGGGCGAGGGCATTTCGGTCATACTTGTTGTGCTAAGGCCAAGAAAGGCAAGATGAAAGGACAAACGGTGGCCGTCAAGATCATCGCCAAAGCTAAG ATGACATCGGCTTTATCTATTGAAGATGTACGGAGAGAAGTGAAACTGCTGAAGGCTTTATCAGGACATAGGCATATGGTTAAGTTCTACGATGTATACGAGGACGATGATAACGTCTTTGTTGTTATGGA GTTGTGCGAAGGTGGAGAGCTGTTGGATAGAATTTTAGCTAG AGGTGGTAGATACCCTGAAGTAGATGCCAAACGTATCCTTGTACAGATATTATCTGCAACTGCATTTTTTCACCTCCAAGGTGTTGTGCACCGTGATCTCAAACCGGAG AATTTTCTCTTTACCAGCAGAAACGAGGATGCAATCCTCAAGGTCATTGATTTTGGCTTGTCTGATTTCATTAGATACG ACCAGCGTCTGAATGATGTTGTGGGAAGTGCATACTATGTTGCACCTGAAGTACTACATAGGTCGTACAGCACTGAAGCAGATATGTGGAGCATTGGTGTCATAAGCTACATATTACTCTGTGGAAGCAGACCTTTCTATGGAAGAACAGAGTCTGCGATTTTCCGCTGCGTGCTTAGAGCCAACCCTAATTTTGAGGATATGCCATGGCCTTCGATATCTCCTACTGGTAAAGGCTTCGTGAAAAGGCTTCTCAACAAGGACCATAGGAAACGAATGACTGCTGCTCAAGCCCTAG CTCATCCGTGGTTACGTGATGAAAACCCTGGTTTGCTTCTTGATTTCTCGATCTACAAGTTGGTCAAGTCCTATATTCGTGCCTCGCCTTTCAGACGATCAGCACTTAAG GCTCTCTCCAAAGCTATACCCGACGAGGAGCTTGTGTTCCTTAAGGCACAGTTCATGCTCCTGGACCCTAAAGATGGAGGCCTGTCTCTTAATAGCTTCACTACG GCTTTAACAAGATATGCTACTGATGCAATGATGGAATCAAGGCTTCCTGACATTTTAAACACG GGGTCAGCGTTTACCAACTGGAGGCTCTTGAGGAATGGGAGCAGATTGCAACTTCAGCATTTGAGCACTTCGAGCAGGAAGGGAATCGAATCATATCCGTCCAAGAACTTGCCGGG GAGATGA
- the LOC108849610 gene encoding CDPK-related kinase 4 isoform X1 produces the protein MGHCYSRNISAVEEDEIPVEAPNQPTENHHRHASNPQSPLAAGAPEVNSYSVSPFQSPLPAGVAPSPARTPGRKFKWPFPPPSPAKPIMAALRRRRGGTPRPRDEPIPEDSEDVVAGGGGESSGGGGERLDKNFGFGKNFEGKYELGKEVGRGHFGHTCCAKAKKGKMKGQTVAVKIIAKAKMTSALSIEDVRREVKLLKALSGHRHMVKFYDVYEDDDNVFVVMELCEGGELLDRILARGGRYPEVDAKRILVQILSATAFFHLQGVVHRDLKPENFLFTSRNEDAILKVIDFGLSDFIRYDQRLNDVVGSAYYVAPEVLHRSYSTEADMWSIGVISYILLCGSRPFYGRTESAIFRCVLRANPNFEDMPWPSISPTGKGFVKRLLNKDHRKRMTAAQALAHPWLRDENPGLLLDFSIYKLVKSYIRASPFRRSALKALSKAIPDEELVFLKAQFMLLDPKDGGLSLNSFTTALTRYATDAMMESRLPDILNTMQPLAQKKLDFEEFCAAGVSVYQLEALEEWEQIATSAFEHFEQEGNRIISVQELAGEMSLAPNAYPLLKDWIRSSDGKLSFLGYAKFLHGVTVRSSSSRPR, from the exons ATGGGTCACTGTTACAGCCGGAACATCTCCGCCGTCGAGGAAGACGAGATCCCCGTCGAGGCTCCGAATCAGCCGACGGAAAATCATCACCGCCACGCTTCCAACCCTCAGTCACCTCTCGCCGCCGGAGCTCCGGAAGTCAACTCCTACTCCGTCAGCCCGTTTCAGAGCCCGTTGCCGGCGGGAGTAGCTCCGTCGCCGGCGAGAACTCCGGGAAGGAAGTTCAAATGGCCGTTTCCGCCGCCTTCGCCGGCCAAACCGATCATGGCGGCTCTGAGACGGCGGAGAGGCGGCACGCCTCGGCCGCGGGACGAGCCGATCCCGGAGGACAGCGAGGACGTCGtcgccggaggaggaggagagagcaGCGGCGGCGGGGGAGAGAGGCTGGACAAGAACTTCGGGTTCGGGAAGAACTTCGAAGGGAAGTACGAGCTGGGGAAGGAGGTGGGGCGAGGGCATTTCGGTCATACTTGTTGTGCTAAGGCCAAGAAAGGCAAGATGAAAGGACAAACGGTGGCCGTCAAGATCATCGCCAAAGCTAAG ATGACATCGGCTTTATCTATTGAAGATGTACGGAGAGAAGTGAAACTGCTGAAGGCTTTATCAGGACATAGGCATATGGTTAAGTTCTACGATGTATACGAGGACGATGATAACGTCTTTGTTGTTATGGA GTTGTGCGAAGGTGGAGAGCTGTTGGATAGAATTTTAGCTAG AGGTGGTAGATACCCTGAAGTAGATGCCAAACGTATCCTTGTACAGATATTATCTGCAACTGCATTTTTTCACCTCCAAGGTGTTGTGCACCGTGATCTCAAACCGGAG AATTTTCTCTTTACCAGCAGAAACGAGGATGCAATCCTCAAGGTCATTGATTTTGGCTTGTCTGATTTCATTAGATACG ACCAGCGTCTGAATGATGTTGTGGGAAGTGCATACTATGTTGCACCTGAAGTACTACATAGGTCGTACAGCACTGAAGCAGATATGTGGAGCATTGGTGTCATAAGCTACATATTACTCTGTGGAAGCAGACCTTTCTATGGAAGAACAGAGTCTGCGATTTTCCGCTGCGTGCTTAGAGCCAACCCTAATTTTGAGGATATGCCATGGCCTTCGATATCTCCTACTGGTAAAGGCTTCGTGAAAAGGCTTCTCAACAAGGACCATAGGAAACGAATGACTGCTGCTCAAGCCCTAG CTCATCCGTGGTTACGTGATGAAAACCCTGGTTTGCTTCTTGATTTCTCGATCTACAAGTTGGTCAAGTCCTATATTCGTGCCTCGCCTTTCAGACGATCAGCACTTAAG GCTCTCTCCAAAGCTATACCCGACGAGGAGCTTGTGTTCCTTAAGGCACAGTTCATGCTCCTGGACCCTAAAGATGGAGGCCTGTCTCTTAATAGCTTCACTACG GCTTTAACAAGATATGCTACTGATGCAATGATGGAATCAAGGCTTCCTGACATTTTAAACACG ATGCAACCATTAGCGCAAAAGAAACTGGACTTTGAAGAGTTCTGTGCGGCAGGGGTCAGCGTTTACCAACTGGAGGCTCTTGAGGAATGGGAGCAGATTGCAACTTCAGCATTTGAGCACTTCGAGCAGGAAGGGAATCGAATCATATCCGTCCAAGAACTTGCCGGG GAGATGAGCCTGGCACCAAATGCATATCCTCTGCTCAAGGATTGGATCCGGAGTTCGGATGGAAAACTGAGTTTCTTGGGCTACGCCAAGTTCTTGCATGGTGTGACGGTACGAAGCTCGAGCTCAAGACCTAGGTGA